The Pseudomonas sp. R4-35-07 genome contains a region encoding:
- a CDS encoding TetR/AcrR family transcriptional regulator: MPPRPAAPRKPRARSQARIDAILDAARALLAAEGVAGLSIYSVAERAQIPPSSVYHFFAGVPALLEALTADVHAAFRAAIQAPIEHDSLQTWRDLSCIVEQRMLTVYSNDAAARQLILAQHGLTEVTQADRQHDLELGDLMLGVFNRHFDVPTLPGDVDVFALALELSDRVYARSVHQHGQITPRMAEEGMRVFDAYVGLYLPVYLPKR, from the coding sequence ATGCCCCCCCGCCCCGCCGCCCCTCGCAAACCCCGCGCCCGCAGCCAGGCCCGGATCGACGCGATCCTGGACGCCGCCCGCGCCTTGCTGGCGGCCGAAGGCGTGGCCGGCCTGTCGATCTACAGCGTGGCCGAACGGGCGCAAATCCCGCCCTCGTCGGTGTACCACTTTTTCGCCGGCGTGCCGGCGTTACTGGAGGCATTGACGGCGGATGTGCACGCAGCCTTCCGCGCGGCCATCCAGGCGCCCATCGAACATGACTCGCTCCAGACCTGGCGCGACCTGTCCTGCATCGTCGAGCAGCGCATGCTCACCGTCTACAGCAATGATGCCGCGGCGCGCCAGTTGATTCTGGCCCAGCATGGCTTGACCGAAGTCACCCAGGCGGATCGTCAGCATGACCTGGAATTGGGCGATCTGATGCTCGGCGTGTTCAATCGCCATTTCGACGTGCCGACACTACCCGGCGATGTGGATGTGTTTGCCCTGGCATTGGAGCTCAGTGACCGCGTGTATGCGCGTTCGGTGCATCAGCATGGGCAGATTACGCCACGCATGGCGGAGGAAGGGATGCGGGTGTTTGATGCGTATGTGGGGCTTTATTTGCCGGTGTATTTGCCCAAGCGGTGA
- a CDS encoding molybdopterin-binding protein codes for MTIKAINVRNQFKGTIKEIVVGDVLSEIDVQTASGIVTSVITTRSVKELELVIGSEVIAFVKSTEVSIAKL; via the coding sequence ATGACTATCAAAGCCATCAACGTGCGTAATCAGTTCAAAGGCACCATCAAGGAAATCGTGGTGGGCGACGTGTTGTCGGAAATCGATGTGCAGACGGCGTCCGGCATCGTCACCTCGGTGATCACCACTCGCTCGGTCAAAGAGCTGGAGTTGGTGATTGGCAGTGAAGTGATTGCCTTCGTGAAATCGACCGAGGTGTCGATCGCCAAGTTGTGA
- the ssuB gene encoding aliphatic sulfonates ABC transporter ATP-binding protein, translated as MTAQQPPRLLKGIPLAVRKLRKSFGAREVLKDIDLHIPAGQFVAVVGRSGCGKSTLLRLLAGLDKASGGELLAGSAPLHEAIEDTRLMFQEARLLPWKKIIDNVGLGLTGNWRPKALQALEAVGLAERAEEWPAALSGGQKQRVALARALIHQPRLLLLDEPLGALDALTRIEMQQLIENLWQKHGFTVLLVTHDVSEAVAIADRVILIEDGEIGLDLMVDLPRPRARGSHRLAALEAEVLNRVLSLPGSPPEPEPVSPLPTQLRWAQ; from the coding sequence ATGACGGCTCAACAACCCCCGCGCCTGCTCAAGGGCATCCCCCTGGCGGTGCGCAAATTGCGCAAATCCTTTGGCGCGCGTGAAGTGCTCAAGGACATCGACCTGCATATCCCAGCCGGCCAATTCGTGGCGGTGGTCGGCCGCAGCGGCTGCGGCAAAAGTACCTTGCTGCGCCTGCTGGCGGGGCTGGACAAAGCCAGTGGCGGCGAGCTGCTGGCGGGTTCTGCGCCGCTGCATGAGGCAATCGAAGACACGCGGCTGATGTTCCAGGAAGCGCGCTTGCTGCCGTGGAAAAAGATCATCGACAACGTCGGCCTGGGCCTTACGGGCAACTGGCGCCCCAAGGCGTTGCAAGCGCTGGAGGCGGTAGGCCTGGCCGAGCGCGCCGAGGAGTGGCCGGCGGCCTTGTCTGGTGGCCAGAAGCAGCGCGTCGCGTTGGCGCGGGCCCTGATTCACCAGCCGCGCCTGTTGCTGCTTGACGAACCGCTGGGCGCGCTGGATGCCCTGACACGTATCGAGATGCAGCAACTGATCGAAAACCTGTGGCAGAAACATGGCTTTACCGTGCTGCTGGTCACCCATGACGTCAGTGAAGCCGTGGCGATTGCCGACCGGGTCATCCTGATCGAAGACGGCGAAATCGGCCTGGACCTGATGGTGGACCTGCCTCGTCCCCGCGCCCGAGGTTCACATCGCCTGGCTGCGCTGGAAGCCGAAGTGCTCAACCGCGTGCTGTCGCTGCCCGGCTCACCGCCGGAACCCGAACCCGTTTCACCGCTGCCGACGCAATTGCGTTGGGCGCAATAA
- the ssuC gene encoding aliphatic sulfonate ABC transporter permease SsuC, which produces MNLEKFSHRVAPWVLPILLLAVWQLSVTAGWLSTRILPAPSAVIEAGINLVRSGEIWTHLAISGWRAGLGFVIGGSIGLALGFITGLSKWGERLLDSSVQMIRNVPHLALIPLVILWFGIDETAKIFLVALGTLFPIYLNTYHGIRNVDPALVEMSRSYGLSGFSLFWQVILPGALPSILVGVRFALGFMWLTLIVAETISASSGIGYLAMNAREFLQTDVVVLAIVMYAILGKLADLAARGLERVWLRWHPAYQVNKGGAA; this is translated from the coding sequence ATGAACCTGGAAAAATTCAGCCATCGCGTAGCGCCCTGGGTGCTGCCGATTCTATTGCTGGCGGTGTGGCAGTTGTCGGTGACGGCAGGTTGGTTGTCGACGCGCATTCTGCCGGCGCCCAGTGCGGTCATCGAGGCTGGCATCAACCTGGTCCGCAGCGGCGAAATCTGGACGCACCTGGCGATCAGCGGCTGGCGCGCGGGCCTGGGCTTTGTGATCGGTGGCAGCATCGGCCTGGCCCTGGGCTTTATCACCGGTCTGTCGAAGTGGGGCGAGCGTCTGCTGGACAGCTCGGTGCAGATGATCCGCAACGTGCCGCACCTGGCGCTGATTCCCTTGGTGATCCTGTGGTTCGGGATTGACGAGACTGCGAAGATTTTCCTGGTGGCCCTGGGCACGTTGTTCCCGATCTACCTGAACACTTACCACGGCATCCGCAACGTCGACCCGGCGCTGGTGGAAATGTCGCGCAGCTACGGCTTGTCCGGCTTCAGCCTGTTCTGGCAAGTGATCCTGCCGGGCGCGTTGCCGTCGATCCTGGTGGGCGTGCGCTTTGCCCTGGGCTTTATGTGGTTGACGCTGATCGTGGCGGAAACCATCTCGGCCAGTTCCGGCATCGGTTACCTGGCGATGAACGCCCGCGAGTTCCTGCAGACCGACGTGGTGGTGCTGGCCATCGTCATGTACGCGATCCTCGGCAAGCTGGCCGACCTGGCGGCGCGAGGCCTGGAACGGGTGTGGCTGCGCTGGCACCCGGCGTATCAAGTGAATAAGGGAGGTGCGGCATGA
- the ssuD gene encoding FMNH2-dependent alkanesulfonate monooxygenase yields the protein MSLNIFWFLPTHGDGHYLGTAEGARAVDHGYLQQVAQAADRLGFGGVLIPTGRSCEDSWLVAASLIPVTQRLKFLVALRPGIISPTVAARQAATLDRLSGGRALFNLVTGGDPEELAGDGLFLSHEERYQASVEFTRIWRRVLEGETVDYDGEHISVKGAKLLYPPIQQPRPPLYFGGSSEAAQDLAAEQVEMVLTWGEPPAAVAEKIEQVRAKAAKLGRTLRFGIRLHVIVRETNEEAWKAADKLISHLDDETIARAQASLARFDSVGQQRMAALHGGSRDNLEVSPNLWAGVGLVRGGAGTALVGDGPTVAARVKEYADLGIDTFIFSGYPHLEESYRVAELLFPHLDIERPELPKSAGYVSPFGEMVANDILPKAASQS from the coding sequence ATGAGCCTCAATATTTTCTGGTTCCTGCCTACCCACGGCGACGGTCATTACCTTGGCACCGCCGAAGGCGCTCGCGCCGTCGATCACGGTTACTTGCAACAAGTGGCCCAGGCCGCTGACCGTCTGGGCTTCGGTGGGGTGTTGATCCCCACCGGGCGCTCTTGCGAAGACTCGTGGCTGGTGGCCGCCTCGCTGATTCCGGTGACCCAGCGTTTGAAATTTCTGGTTGCGCTGCGCCCCGGGATCATTTCCCCGACCGTGGCCGCGCGCCAGGCGGCGACCCTGGACCGCCTGTCCGGTGGCCGTGCGCTGTTCAACCTGGTGACCGGTGGTGACCCGGAAGAACTGGCCGGCGACGGCTTGTTCCTCAGTCACGAAGAGCGCTACCAGGCGTCGGTGGAATTCACGCGCATCTGGCGTCGCGTGCTGGAAGGCGAGACCGTTGATTACGACGGCGAGCACATCAGCGTCAAAGGCGCCAAGTTGCTCTACCCGCCAATCCAGCAGCCGCGCCCGCCGCTGTATTTCGGCGGTTCGTCCGAAGCGGCCCAGGACCTGGCAGCCGAACAGGTGGAAATGGTGCTGACCTGGGGCGAACCCCCGGCAGCGGTGGCGGAAAAAATCGAACAAGTACGGGCCAAGGCCGCCAAGCTTGGGCGCACCCTGCGCTTTGGTATTCGCTTGCATGTGATCGTGCGTGAAACCAACGAGGAGGCGTGGAAAGCCGCCGATAAACTGATCTCCCACTTGGACGACGAAACCATCGCCCGCGCCCAAGCGTCCCTGGCGCGCTTCGATTCGGTGGGCCAGCAGCGCATGGCGGCCTTGCATGGCGGCAGTCGCGACAACCTGGAAGTCAGCCCCAACCTGTGGGCCGGGGTCGGCCTGGTGCGCGGCGGCGCGGGCACTGCGCTGGTGGGCGATGGCCCAACGGTTGCGGCACGGGTCAAGGAATACGCAGACCTGGGCATCGACACCTTTATCTTCTCCGGTTATCCCCACCTGGAAGAGTCGTATCGGGTCGCAGAACTGCTGTTCCCGCACCTGGATATCGAACGGCCCGAACTGCCGAAAAGTGCCGGCTACGTCAGCCCGTTCGGCGAGATGGTGGCCAACGACATCCTTCCCAAAGCTGCGTCGCAGAGCTGA